The Carcharodon carcharias isolate sCarCar2 chromosome 40 unlocalized genomic scaffold, sCarCar2.pri SUPER_40_unloc_7, whole genome shotgun sequence DNA window CCGGCCCCTTTCCCAGTGGACTGACTGACATTAACGCAATCCGCTCCTTCATCCATCTGCGCTACGTCGACGTGTCGGTGAACAACCTGCAAGACATCAGCCCCCTGGCCAACCTCAGCCACCTCCTGTGGGTATGCGCAGACGAGAACTACCTGACCAGCGCCAAGATCGAGCAGCTGCCCTTCCTTCAGGTGCTTAGCCTGGCGAAGAATCGCATCAAGGACATGCAGGGCATTACACACCCCCTCCTCGAATCGCTAATCCTGAcaggtaagtgtgtgtgggacccgtaccccagtgagagtcagtgtgtgtgtgtgggacctgtaccccagtgagagtcagtgtatgtgtgtgtgggacgtgtacaccagtgagagccagtgtgtgtgtgtgtgtctgtgggacccgtaccccagtgagagtcagtgtgtgtgtgtgtgtgtgtgtgtgtgtgtgggacccgtaccccagtgagagtcagtgtgtgcgtgtgtgtgtgtgtgggacccgtaccccagtgagagtcagtgtgtgtgtgtgtgggacccgtaccccagtgagagtcagtgtgtgtgtgggacccgtaccccagtgagagtcagtgtgtgtgtgtgtgtgtgtgtgggacccgtaccccagtgagagtcagtgtgtgtgtgtgggacccgtaccccagtgaaagtcagtgtgtgtgtgtgggacccgtaccccagtgagagtcagtgtgtgtgtgtgtgggacccgtaccccagtgaaagtcagtgtgtttgtgggaccgttaccccagtgagagtcagtgtgtgtgtgtgtgtgtgtgtgtgtgtgggacccgtaccccagtgagaatcagtgtgtgtgtggaacccgtaccccattgataatcagtgtgtgtgtgtgtgggacccgtaccccagtgagagtcagtgtgtgtgtgtgtgtgtgggacccgtaccccagtgagagtcagtgtgtgtgtgtgtgtgggacccgaaccccagtgagagtcagtgtgtgtgtgggactcgtaccccagtgagagtcagtgtgtgtgtgtgggacccgtaccccagtgagagtcagtgtgtgtgtatgtgggacccgtaccccagtgagagtcagtgtgtgtgtggggcccataccccagtgagagtcagtgtgtgtgtggtacccgtatccCGGTGAGAGTCAGGTCTATAAACGGGCTATGATGGAAGATAGTTTGTTGCATTATGTTCATCGCTTTGCCtgtctgcccctttctctctctttctctctgtctctccgcttAGGGAACCAGATTAATGAAATGTCCGGACTGGACCCCTCCAAGCTAACTCAGCTGCACTCGCTCGAGCTACGAGGGAACCTGCTGGAGAGCACAGCAGGACTCAACCTGCCCAGACTCAGGAACCTCTATCTGGTGAGCTCAACAGTCCGGGTGAGGTGATGACCTTTCCCCTTCGGCGGTGGGGTGGtgtcccccttccccccccgcccacacacagagTGTGGCGGAGTCCGGCTCACCGAACATACTCGAGGGGGAGTTAGACGAGGGGTCGACGAGGGAGTCGAGGGTTTGGAGGGCCCGGGgtgtggcggtggtggtggggctaggagggtggagagaaatgaaaggtcagcactgtctgcaagcaaaatagcagagcgtgttaatagcagaataaaggtcagcactgtctcgaagcaaaatagcagagcgtgttaatagcagaataaaggtcagcactgtctgcaAGCAAAATAGCAGAGCGTGTTAATaccagaataaaggtcagcactgtctggaagcaaaatagcagagcgtgttaatagcagaataaagagcAGCACTGTCTGCAAGCAAAATAGCAGagcgtgttaatagcagaataagggtcagcactgtctggaagcaaaatagcagagcttgttaatagcagaataaagagcAGCACTGTCTGCAAGCATAATAGCAGAGcttgttaatagcagaataaagagctgcactgtctgcaagcaaaatagcagaacgtgttaatagcagaataaaggtcagcactgtctgcaagcaaaatagcagagcgtgttaatagcagaataaagagcAGCACTGTCTGGAAGCAAAATAGCAgagtgtgttaatagcagaataaagagctgcactgtctggaagcaaaatagcagatcatgttaatagcagaataaaggtcagcactgtctgcaagcaaaatagcagagtgtgttaatagcagaataaagagctgcactgtctggaagcaaaatagcagagcgtgttaatagcagaataaaggtcagcactgtctgcaagcaaaatagcagagcgtgttaatagcagaataaagagcAGCACTGTCTGGAAGCAAAATAGCAgagtgtgttaatagcagaataaagagcAGCACTGTCTGGAAGCAAAATAGCAgagtgtgttaatagcagaataaagagctgcactgtctggaagcaaaatagcagagcatgttaatagcagaataaaggtcagcactgtctggaAGCAAAATATCAgaacgtgttaatagcagaataaagagctgcactgtctggaagcaaaatagcagagcgtgttaatagcagaataaaggtcagcactgtctggaagcaaaatagcagagcgtgttaatagcagaataaaggtcagcactgtctggaagcaaaatagcagagcgtgttaatagcagaataaagatcaGCACTGTCTGCAAGCAAAATAGCAGagcgtgttaatagcagaataaagagcAGCACTGTCTGGAAGCAAAATAGCAgagtgtgttaatagcagaataaagagctgcactgtctggaagcaaaatagcagagcatgttaatagcagaataaagagcAGCACTGTCTGGAAGCAAAATAGCAgagtgtgttaatagcagaataaagagctgcactgtctggaagcaaaatagcagagcgtgttaatagcagaataaaggtcagcactgtctgcaagcaaaatagcagagcgtgttaatagcagaataaaggtcagcactgtctggaagcaaaatagcagagtgtgttaatagcagaataaagagctgcactgtctggaagcaaaatagcagagcatgttaatagcagaataaagagcAGCACTGTCTGGAAGCAAAATAGCAgagtgtgttaatagcagaataaagagctgcactgtctggaagcaaaatagcagagcgtgttaatagcagaataaaggtcagcactgtctgcaagcaaaatagcagagcgtgttaatagcagaataaaggtcagcactgtctggaagcaaaatagcagagcgtgttaatagcagaataaaggtcagcactgtctggaagcaaaatagcagagcgtgttaatagcagaataaagagcTGCACTGTCTGGAAGCAAAATAGCAGAGCATGTTAATAGCAGAAGAGCAGCACTGTCTGGAAGCAAAATAGCAGagcgtgttaatagcagaataaaggtcagcactgtctggaAGTAAAATAGCAGagcgtgttaatagcagaataaaggtcagcactgtctgcaagcaaaatagcagagcgtgttaatagcagaataaagatcaGCACTGTCTGGAAGCAAAATAGCAGAgcatgttaatagcagaataaaggtcagcactgtctgcaAGCAAGATAGCAGAGCGTGTTAATAGCataataaaggtcagcactgtctgcaCGCAGAATAGCAGAGCGTGTTAATAGCGGAAttaaggtcagcactgtctgcaCGCAAGATAGCAGAGCGTGTTAATAGCATAATAAAGGTTAGTGCAGTCTGCAAGCAAAATAGCAGAGCATGTTAATAGCataataaaggtcagcactgtctgcaCGCAGAATAGCAGagcgtgttaatagcagaataaaggtcagcactgtctgcaAGCAAGATAGCAGagcgtgttaatagcagaataaagagcAGCACTGTCTGCAAGCAAGATAGCAGagcgtgttaatagcagaataaaggtcagcagtGTCTGCAAGCAAAATAGCAGAgcatgttaatagcagaataaaggtcagcactgtctcgaagcaaaatagcagagcgtgttaatagcagaataaaggtcagcactgtctggaagcaaaatagcagagcgtgttaatagcagaataaaggtcagcactgtctgcaAGCAAAATAGCAGAGCGTGTTaaaagcagaataaaggtcagcactgtctggaagcaaaatagcagagtgtgttaatggcagaataaagaGCTGCACTGTCTGGAAGCAAAATAGCAGAGCATGTTAGTAGCAGAATAAAGAGCAGCACTGTCTGGAAGCAAAATAGCAgagtgtgttaatagcagaataaagagctgcactgtctggaagcaaaatagcagagcgtgttaatagcagaataaaggtcagcactgtctgcaagcaaaatagcagagcgtgttaatagcagaataaaggtcagcactgtctgcaagcaaaatagcagagcgtgttaatagcagaataaaggtcagcactgtctgaaatcaAAATAGCAGagcgtgttaatagcagaataaaggtcagcactgtctggaagcaaaatagcagagcgtgttaatagcagaataaagagctgcactgtctggaagcaaaatagcagagcatgttaatagcagaagagcagcactctctggaagcaaaatagcagagtgtgttaatagcagaataaaggtcagcactgtctggaAGTAAAATAGCAGagcgtgttaatagcagaataaaggtcagcactgtctggaagcaaaatagcagagcgtgttaatagcagaataaagagctgcactgtctggaagcaaaatagcagagcatgttaatagcagaagagcagcactctctggaagcaaaatagcagagcgtgttaatagcagaataaaggtcagcactgtctggaAGTAAAATAGCAGagcgtgttaatagcagaataaaggtcagcactgtctgcaAGCAAGATAGCAGAGCGTGTTAATAGCataataaaggtcagcactgtctgcaCGCAGAATAGCAGAGCGTGTTAATAGCGGAAttaaggtcagcactgtctgcaCGCAAGATAGCAGAGCGTGTTAATAGCATAATAAAGGTTAGTGCAGTCTGCAAGCAAAATAGCAGAGCATGTTAATAGCataataaaggtcagcactgtctgcaCGCAGAATAGCAGagcgtgttaatagcagaataaaggtcagcactgtctgcaAGCAAGATAGCAGagcgtgttaatagcagaataaaggtcagcactgtctgcaAGCAAGATAGCAGagcgtgttaatagcagaataaagagcAGCACTGTCTGCAAGCAAGATAGCAGagcgtgttaatagcagaataaaggtcagcagtGTCTGCAAGCAAAATAGCAGAgcatgttaatagcagaataaaggtcagcactgtctcgaagcaaaatagcagagcgtgttaatagcagaataaaggtcagcactgtctggaagcaaaatagcagagcgtgttaatagcagaataaaggtcagctctgtctgcaagcaaaatagcagagcgtgttaatagcagaataaagagcAGCACTGTCTGGAAGCAAAATAGCAgagtgtgttaatagcagaataaagagctgcactgtctggaagcaaaatagcagagcatgttaatagcagaataaagagcAGCGCTGTCTGGAAGTAAAATAGCAGagcgtgttaatagcagaataaaggtcagcactgtctgcaagcaaaatagcagagcgtgttaatagcagaataaaggtcagcactgtctggaagcaaaatagcagagtgtgttaatagcagaatgaagagctgcactgtctggaagcaaaatagcagagcgtgttaatagcagaataaaggtcagcactgtctgcaagcaaaatagcagagcgtgttaatagcagaataaagatcaGCACTGTCTAGAAGCAAAATAGCAGagcgtgttaatagcagaataaaggtcagcactgtctgcaAGCAAGATAGCAGAGCGTGTTAATAGCataataaaggtcagcactgtctgcaCGCAGAATAGCAGagcgtgttaatagcagaataaaggtcagcactgtctgcaAGCAAGATAGCAGagcgtgttaatagcagaataaagagcAGCACTGTCTGCAAGCAAGATAGCAGagcgtgttaatagcagaataaaggtcagtactgtctgcaagcaaaatagcagagcgtgttaatagcagaataaaggtcagcactttGTCGAAGCAAAATAGCAGAGCGTGTTaaaagcagaataaaggtcagcactgtctggaagcaaaatagcagagcatgttaatagcagaataaaggtcagcactgtctgcaagcaaaatagcagagcgtgttaatagcagaataaagagctgcactgtctggaagcaaaatagcagagcgtgttaatagcagaataaagagctgcactgtctggaagcaaaatagcagagcatgttaatagcagaataaagagcAGCACTGTCTGGAAGTAAAATAGCAGAACgttttaatagcagaataaaggtcagcactgtctgcaagcaaaatagcagagcgtgttaatagcagaataaaggtcagtactgtctgcaagcaaaatagcagagcgtgttaatagcagaataaaggtcagcactttGTCGAAGCAAAATAGCAGAGCGTGTTaaaagcagaataaaggtcagcactgtctggaagcaaaatagcagagcgtgttaatagcagaataaaggtcagcactgtctgcaagcaaaatagcagagcgtgttaatagcagaataaagagctgcactgtctggaagcaaaatagcagagcgtgttaatagcagaataaagagctgcactgtctggaagcaaaatagcagagcatgttaatagcagaataaagagcagcactgtctggaagtaaaatagcagaacgtgttaatagcagaataaaggtcagcactgtctgcaagcaaaatagcagagcgtgttaatagcagaataaaggtcagcactgtctggaAGCAAAATAGCTGagcgtgttaatagcagaataaaggtcagcactgtctgcaagcaaaatagcagagcgtgttaatagcagaataaaggtcagcactgtctgcaCGCAGAATAGCAGAGTGTGTTAATAGcggaataaaggtcagcactgtctgcaagcaaaatagcagagcgtgttaatagcagaataaaaatCAGCATTGTCTGCAAGCAAAATGTCAGagcgtgttaatagcagaataaaggtcagcactgtctgctGGGGGGCACGGATGTTAGGGGATCAGGACAGGAAGCGACGGAGACAGGAGGAGGAACTTTCTCGGTGGGCAgtgtctggaacgcgctgcccccgagagtgtggggggggtgggtgggtggcaggttcaatcgaggcgttcgaGAGGGATCGAGATGGTTCACTGAAAAGGAAGGATGCGCAGGGTTATGGCGAGAAAGctgggtttggggggtggaggagtagCAAAAGCGGAACATGAAATGGAGAGAGTTTCAGGACTCTTGAGGGacggaaggatctgggtgtcctggtacgtgAATCAACAAGAAATGAGAACACAGATGCAGCAAGTCACTGGGAAGGCAAACGGACCATCTATTGCAAAGCCGGGAACTCTTGCCACAACTGGACAGGGGCATGGCGAGTCCGCAGCCGGAGTACTACGTAGAGTTTTAGTCTCCTTTCATTTATTACCCATACGTCCATGGGATGCGGGCGTTGCTGCCTaggcccgcatttattgcccatccctgattgcccgtcattcagagggcatctaagagcggaccacgttgctgtgggtctgga harbors:
- the lrrc23 gene encoding leucine-rich repeat-containing protein 23, translated to MSEADTDIESKEDTESGKQLSGSEDDRADQLEWNALTMEILSESLSLLCKTGTGLSHAYVRVDLKDRGLTDINAIRSFIHLRYVDVSVNNLQDISPLANLSHLLWVCADENYLTSAKIEQLPFLQVLSLAKNRIKDMQGITHPLLESLILTGNQINEMSGLDPSKLTQLHSLELRGNLLESTAGLNLPRLRNLYLAGNSISRLEGLEALTGLQTLHLRDNQLETLRGFSETMTSLQYLNV